The following proteins come from a genomic window of Tindallia californiensis:
- a CDS encoding GntR family transcriptional regulator: protein MKFFEGTDPIYVQIADWLENEILSEQVKAGEKIYSQYKLAEIFGINPATALKGLNRLVEKNLVYKKRGLGMFVEDNALEILKKERRDHGMRNQIKELVEEAKRLDVSKDILMEMIEKEIEKEPEKAGDSNDSM, encoded by the coding sequence GTGAAATTCTTTGAAGGAACAGATCCCATTTATGTTCAAATTGCTGATTGGCTGGAAAATGAAATCCTTTCAGAACAAGTGAAAGCAGGAGAAAAAATATATTCTCAATATAAACTGGCTGAGATTTTTGGGATTAACCCAGCAACAGCCTTAAAAGGACTTAACCGATTAGTGGAGAAGAACCTGGTTTATAAAAAAAGAGGACTGGGAATGTTTGTAGAAGATAATGCACTGGAAATATTAAAAAAAGAACGAAGAGATCATGGAATGAGAAATCAGATCAAAGAGTTGGTGGAGGAAGCGAAACGATTGGATGTATCGAAAGACATTCTGATGGAAATGATTGAAAAAGAAATAGAAAAGGAACCAGAAAAGGCGGGAGACAGTAATGATTCGATGTGA
- a CDS encoding ATP-binding cassette domain-containing protein — MIRCEAVTKSFGKNKALNNCSFEISGPTLTGVIGVNGAGKTSLFKTLAGFLKPSSGGAYVLDQPTFQNMTVARNLILIEEGMTFYPNAVLSELVDSYHRFYENFNKPLAQKLMDYFHLNPSQPYQKLSKGMASRFRVVLALAAQAPITLLDEPNTGMDPSMRKELYQLILKDYIKNPRIMLISSHYLGEMEQILEEILLIHKGAVMKHDRLESFQSSLISLQGRPEKIAALEKKVKTYDQKDYGPGKRQIILLKSDFEGLCLSEEEKQRELEVKGISSEDCFIYLTQQKGGNIHDIYDA; from the coding sequence ATGATTCGATGTGAAGCAGTAACAAAATCCTTTGGAAAAAACAAGGCATTAAATAACTGTAGCTTTGAAATTTCAGGGCCAACGCTCACAGGGGTTATTGGGGTGAATGGTGCTGGAAAAACCTCTCTGTTTAAGACGTTAGCCGGATTTCTAAAGCCTAGTAGTGGAGGAGCGTATGTGTTGGACCAGCCGACTTTTCAAAATATGACCGTTGCTCGGAATCTTATCTTAATTGAAGAAGGGATGACATTTTATCCGAATGCAGTACTTTCGGAACTGGTAGATTCTTATCATCGATTTTATGAGAATTTTAATAAACCACTGGCTCAAAAACTGATGGACTATTTTCACCTAAATCCATCACAACCATATCAAAAACTTTCAAAAGGGATGGCTAGTAGATTTCGAGTGGTTTTAGCTTTGGCGGCACAAGCACCTATTACATTGCTGGATGAACCAAATACTGGCATGGACCCAAGCATGCGAAAAGAGTTATATCAATTGATTCTGAAAGATTATATAAAAAATCCAAGAATCATGCTTATATCCAGTCATTACTTGGGAGAAATGGAACAAATCCTTGAAGAAATACTCTTGATTCATAAAGGGGCTGTAATGAAACATGATCGCTTAGAATCTTTTCAAAGTTCTTTGATTTCTTTACAAGGTCGACCGGAAAAAATAGCGGCGTTAGAGAAAAAGGTAAAAACCTATGACCAAAAGGATTATGGTCCGGGAAAACGTCAGATTATCCTACTAAAAAGTGATTTTGAAGGATTATGTTTGTCAGAGGAAGAAAAGCAACGGGAGCTGGAAGTGAAAGGCATTTCTTCGGAAGATTGCTTTATCTATCTCACGCAACAAAAGGGAGGTAATATCCATGACATCTATGACGCATAA
- a CDS encoding SLC13 family permease, translating to MDTPMMIVFGLLLFTILMLILDVLRIDLIALIVMLTLGWTRVLSTQETFAGFSSNAVIAMISVMMMSYGLSKTGVIDGFTHWLVEKSGNDKKKIVLLLSLAAGLLSGVMITVGVAAIFLPVVLKVARSQKIQVSELLMPMGFASILGANLTMVGSAPLILLNDLLVSEGMTEYGLLAVFPVGILLLVTGLMYFWIGSSRLLSQKSDDITELTEQEQWMEEMSICRNIEYYHIPSASPLHGKTIESSELWKKYPVHILAIKEGDEVIWAPWRETQLLAGQFLAIQGQTSTITDFAKKHYLEKIEAKKYFPSLADSEAAGFVEVMIPPRSPIEGKTLRGISFRKRYAVEPLMIFRQGEKVEQNLSDYRLQQGDTLVVHGEWNHIEEMDDRDHFLVITSYEKKSQVPNKSWVAVGCLVTAVLLTIIGVSVSMAFLTSAVLMILSGVFSMEEAYQVVDWKVVFLLAGLIPLGNAMQKTGAAEWLAEQVIRGIQGGPPSLLLISVAVMASFFSLFMSNVGAVVILVPLVTSMAALEGVDPRPMALLAAVCASNSFMLPTHQVNALLLSPGGYRNMDFVKAGGGMTLLYIIVTVIVFQLFLV from the coding sequence ATGGACACGCCAATGATGATTGTCTTTGGATTACTTCTTTTTACCATCCTGATGCTAATTCTGGACGTTTTGCGGATTGATTTGATTGCACTGATCGTAATGCTGACCTTAGGATGGACAAGGGTTTTATCAACACAAGAAACCTTTGCCGGTTTTTCCAGCAATGCTGTTATTGCCATGATATCGGTGATGATGATGAGCTACGGACTGTCAAAAACAGGTGTTATTGATGGATTTACGCATTGGCTAGTGGAAAAAAGTGGTAATGACAAGAAAAAAATAGTGTTGCTTCTTTCTCTGGCGGCTGGTCTTTTATCAGGGGTTATGATTACGGTAGGGGTGGCGGCTATTTTTTTGCCGGTGGTTCTTAAGGTTGCCAGAAGTCAAAAAATACAAGTGTCGGAGTTGCTGATGCCTATGGGATTTGCATCTATTTTGGGAGCTAATTTGACCATGGTGGGCTCAGCGCCGCTAATCCTGCTAAATGATCTTTTGGTCAGTGAAGGTATGACGGAGTACGGACTTTTGGCCGTCTTTCCGGTGGGGATACTATTATTAGTAACTGGACTAATGTACTTCTGGATAGGTAGCAGCCGGTTACTGTCACAGAAAAGCGATGATATCACAGAATTGACGGAACAGGAACAATGGATGGAAGAAATGAGCATATGCCGTAATATCGAGTATTATCACATACCTTCAGCTTCACCGCTTCACGGAAAAACCATCGAAAGCTCTGAACTTTGGAAAAAGTATCCGGTACACATCCTGGCGATCAAAGAAGGGGATGAGGTGATCTGGGCTCCATGGCGAGAAACACAACTATTGGCTGGTCAATTTCTTGCCATTCAAGGTCAAACTTCGACGATTACAGACTTTGCCAAGAAGCATTATTTGGAAAAAATAGAGGCAAAGAAGTATTTTCCTTCTTTAGCTGACTCTGAAGCAGCTGGATTTGTAGAAGTGATGATTCCACCCAGATCGCCAATAGAAGGAAAAACCTTAAGAGGGATTTCTTTTCGGAAGCGTTATGCGGTGGAACCCTTGATGATTTTCAGGCAGGGAGAAAAAGTAGAGCAAAATCTGTCTGACTATAGGCTGCAGCAAGGCGATACACTGGTAGTTCATGGAGAGTGGAATCATATTGAAGAAATGGATGACCGAGATCATTTTTTGGTCATCACCTCCTATGAAAAAAAATCACAGGTTCCTAACAAGTCATGGGTAGCTGTTGGATGTCTGGTGACAGCTGTATTGCTAACAATCATTGGAGTATCAGTTTCTATGGCATTTTTAACAAGTGCTGTTTTAATGATTCTCTCAGGTGTTTTTTCTATGGAAGAAGCCTATCAAGTCGTCGATTGGAAAGTTGTTTTTCTGTTAGCAGGACTGATTCCACTGGGGAATGCCATGCAAAAAACCGGAGCAGCCGAGTGGTTAGCTGAGCAAGTAATAAGAGGAATCCAAGGAGGACCACCTAGCTTATTACTAATATCCGTTGCGGTGATGGCTAGTTTCTTTTCTTTATTTATGTCTAATGTTGGAGCTGTTGTTATTCTTGTTCCACTGGTAACCAGTATGGCTGCCTTGGAAGGCGTAGATCCCAGACCAATGGCTTTGCTGGCGGCAGTATGTGCGTCTAACTCTTTTATGTTACCTACTCATCAGGTGAATGCATTATTGCTTTCGCCAGGTGGTTATCGAAACATGGATTTTGTGAAAGCGGGAGGGGGTATGACGCTTCTTTATATCATAGTGACGGTTATCGTTTTTCAATTATTTCTGGTGTAG
- a CDS encoding MBL fold metallo-hydrolase, with amino-acid sequence MLLKHYFTGKIAHSSYMLAGEKTCAVIDPQRDVNHYIEEARQQGVTITHIIQTHLHADFISGHMDLAEKTGATIYVAKSAGCTFEHMALSEGDVIKLENMELQVLETPGHTPEHLSYVVIDKSRSDSPVGVFTGDTLFVGDVGRPDLFPDQAQELAGKLYHSLHEKLMKLPDYCEVYPAHGAGSLCGRSMGAKWRSTIGYERRFNQTLQIQDKETFIKSLTENMPPAPDHFSRCSDVNRKGPEKVKDLPLLEKLSPTDFCQKTQEKEYIVLDTRNYLAFGSQHIPGSWHLDLNGNFPTFAGWVLPTDKKIIVVADDFQKAQEAVLWARRAGVDQIVAYLDGGITSWVTAGLRTASVQQISAETLHNMVVGEEDFVMLDVRAPGEYEDSHIEGAYNIPVAELRSRYEELDRNRKIVLACSSGNRSSLGSSILEQKGFKHLINVAGGMSGYSAAGHAKECRACINPHGSRFYAKNNS; translated from the coding sequence ATGCTTTTAAAACATTATTTTACAGGAAAGATTGCACACAGTTCGTACATGCTGGCAGGTGAAAAAACCTGTGCCGTAATTGATCCTCAGCGGGATGTGAATCACTATATTGAAGAGGCCCGTCAGCAGGGGGTGACCATTACCCATATTATCCAAACCCATTTGCATGCAGATTTTATTTCTGGTCATATGGATTTAGCAGAAAAAACCGGAGCAACCATTTATGTGGCAAAATCGGCAGGATGTACCTTTGAACATATGGCTCTTTCAGAGGGTGATGTGATTAAATTGGAAAATATGGAATTACAGGTATTAGAAACACCGGGACATACTCCTGAACATCTGAGCTATGTGGTTATTGACAAATCCAGATCAGACAGTCCAGTAGGAGTATTTACTGGCGACACATTATTTGTGGGGGACGTAGGACGTCCGGATCTTTTTCCGGATCAGGCTCAGGAATTAGCCGGGAAACTATATCATAGCCTTCATGAAAAATTGATGAAACTACCGGATTATTGTGAAGTATATCCAGCTCATGGTGCCGGTTCTCTTTGTGGACGGTCAATGGGTGCTAAGTGGCGAAGCACTATTGGGTATGAAAGACGGTTTAATCAGACGCTTCAAATACAAGACAAAGAAACGTTTATTAAGTCTCTGACAGAAAACATGCCGCCGGCACCAGATCATTTTAGCCGATGCAGCGATGTAAATCGAAAAGGACCTGAAAAAGTGAAGGATCTTCCACTATTGGAAAAATTATCGCCGACAGATTTTTGTCAAAAAACCCAGGAAAAGGAATATATTGTTTTAGATACCAGAAATTATTTAGCCTTTGGAAGTCAACATATACCAGGGTCTTGGCACTTGGATCTGAACGGAAACTTCCCGACTTTTGCCGGATGGGTTCTTCCGACAGACAAAAAAATAATAGTGGTAGCCGATGATTTTCAAAAAGCTCAAGAGGCTGTACTCTGGGCACGGCGTGCAGGAGTGGATCAGATTGTTGCCTATTTGGATGGTGGCATTACCAGTTGGGTAACGGCGGGATTAAGAACTGCTTCGGTGCAGCAGATTTCGGCTGAAACCCTTCACAATATGGTGGTCGGAGAGGAAGATTTTGTGATGTTGGACGTTAGAGCTCCTGGTGAATATGAGGATAGTCATATAGAAGGAGCCTACAACATACCGGTAGCCGAGCTTCGGAGTCGTTATGAAGAATTAGATAGAAATCGGAAAATTGTACTAGCCTGCAGCTCTGGAAATCGTTCTAGTTTAGGCAGCAGCATTCTCGAACAAAAGGGATTTAAGCATTTAATCAATGTAGCTGGCGGCATGTCAGGCTATAGTGCGGCAGGGCATGCAAAAGAATGTCGAGCCTGTATTAATCCTCATGGGTCAAGGTTTTATGCAAAAAATAATTCCTAG
- a CDS encoding YeeE/YedE thiosulfate transporter family protein: MDFLTQAQWSPYAVGVGIGVLSWITFLVSDKPIACSTTFAKSSGMLEKLFRGKKVAEKPYYQKINLTIDWQFMLVIGIVIGSFISATLSESFQLIWVPDIWADIYGPSPFLRTGVAILGGIFLGFGARWADGCTSGHGISGTMQLTLSSWVSAISFFVGGIAMAHLLFRLSV, translated from the coding sequence ATGGATTTCTTAACGCAGGCACAGTGGTCCCCCTATGCCGTAGGAGTAGGTATTGGGGTTTTAAGTTGGATCACTTTTTTGGTTTCAGATAAGCCTATTGCTTGCTCCACCACTTTTGCAAAAAGTAGTGGGATGCTTGAAAAACTTTTCAGAGGGAAAAAAGTAGCCGAAAAGCCATACTATCAAAAGATAAACCTAACCATTGATTGGCAATTTATGCTGGTAATAGGTATTGTCATTGGTTCTTTTATTTCGGCTACTCTTTCGGAAAGCTTTCAACTAATCTGGGTACCGGACATATGGGCCGATATTTATGGGCCCAGTCCTTTTTTAAGAACCGGAGTCGCTATTCTGGGCGGCATTTTCCTTGGTTTTGGTGCCCGATGGGCCGATGGCTGTACCAGTGGTCACGGTATTAGCGGAACCATGCAATTAACACTATCGAGCTGGGTATCGGCCATTAGCTTTTTTGTTGGAGGGATTGCAATGGCTCATCTATTGTTTCGCCTATCGGTATAG
- a CDS encoding YeeE/YedE thiosulfate transporter family protein, producing MNTNKQRVWGLLFGVAFGFLLQKGGATQYDIILGQLLLKDFTVLKIMLSAVATGMIGLHVMKSKGWIRFHPKKGSVGKNVLGGLLFGVGFALLGYCPGTIAGAIGNGYLDAALGGLLGIFIGAGIFAAYYPKWKDGILKKGEYGDISLPQLLKVKDWVLVIPIFFMIVLILFWIEHI from the coding sequence ATGAATACAAATAAGCAGCGGGTTTGGGGCTTGCTATTTGGCGTTGCTTTTGGTTTTTTACTTCAAAAGGGTGGAGCGACTCAATACGATATTATTTTGGGTCAGCTACTATTAAAAGATTTTACGGTTCTGAAAATCATGCTATCCGCTGTAGCGACAGGAATGATAGGGCTCCATGTGATGAAAAGTAAAGGGTGGATTCGGTTTCATCCTAAAAAGGGATCGGTTGGAAAAAATGTCTTAGGAGGCCTTCTTTTTGGCGTTGGCTTTGCTCTATTGGGTTATTGTCCTGGAACCATAGCAGGAGCTATTGGAAACGGGTATTTGGATGCGGCTCTTGGAGGGTTGCTTGGTATTTTTATTGGAGCAGGCATTTTTGCAGCCTATTATCCAAAATGGAAGGATGGGATTTTGAAAAAAGGCGAGTACGGTGATATTTCATTGCCACAGTTGTTAAAGGTTAAGGACTGGGTACTGGTTATTCCTATATTTTTTATGATAGTGTTGATACTCTTTTGGATAGAGCATATTTAA
- a CDS encoding xanthine phosphoribosyltransferase, whose translation MNEAYELLRNTVLEQGRVLDGDVLKVDSFLNHQLDVRVLNAIGKLFYQQFGELKIDKILTAEVSGIAIAAIAAQYFQVPVVFAKKTLSKNLDPDTWEGSVYSYTKQQTYQIRVAKRYLGKGEKILILDDFLANGQAIKGMHQIVKESEAVLMGTGVVIEKSFQPGKEMLREKGIHVHSLIKVTSLEKEQIQLGQ comes from the coding sequence ATGAATGAAGCATATGAATTATTACGCAATACGGTTTTGGAGCAGGGAAGGGTATTGGACGGCGATGTATTAAAGGTAGATAGCTTTTTGAATCATCAATTGGATGTAAGGGTATTAAATGCCATAGGGAAGCTTTTTTATCAGCAGTTTGGAGAGTTGAAGATTGATAAAATATTGACAGCTGAGGTGTCTGGGATTGCAATTGCTGCGATTGCGGCTCAATATTTTCAAGTACCAGTAGTATTTGCAAAAAAAACCCTCTCTAAAAACCTGGATCCGGATACCTGGGAAGGAAGCGTATACTCCTATACCAAGCAGCAAACCTACCAGATCAGAGTGGCGAAACGATACTTGGGAAAAGGGGAAAAAATTCTAATTCTGGACGATTTTTTAGCAAATGGTCAGGCGATCAAGGGGATGCATCAAATTGTTAAGGAGTCGGAAGCTGTATTAATGGGGACTGGGGTAGTAATAGAAAAAAGTTTTCAGCCGGGGAAAGAAATGCTTCGGGAGAAAGGAATTCACGTCCACTCTTTAATAAAAGTGACTTCTTTGGAGAAAGAGCAGATACAATTAGGGCAATGA
- a CDS encoding methyl-accepting chemotaxis protein — protein sequence MNRPSIKKNAGFKSIQRLMTIPIVIVSVMLLMGFAYFNIVTNIRTNLNHMNSNINDTLRVSQLSLAEPLWQNNDAAINSIVEAIVDSREVMGIEIRDGAGNRQLLQYSEEFEAHRADTVFYQTEIIRGDRPLATVKIGFTYQYINNAINENLVSWAVQIGLLLAVLILTIWMVSKNVKASVQFVLSKIDRMANYQLGDEKDLNAEKYAERQDEIGDIVRSLFTMQGNLTQLIQKISEEASQVASASEQLSINSDQSASAVAEVAKTVEEIAEGASDQAKETEAGASCNQELGNTIETNQQAVADLNRNIKEVDDLKTGGLDAVKELVSRTEESSKTTEEVHQVIAETSKSAEKIEAASAMIKSISEQTNLLALNAAIEAARAGEAGKGFAVVADEIRKLAEQSNSFTDEIASVIDELSGKVSFAVETMDKASQINKQQETTVRDTSNRFETMEKAIDEMQISLKKLNQSGNDMKQKKEEMVSIIENLAAISEENAASTEQVSASVQEQTASMDEVNTTCANLARLAKEMKDEVSRFQL from the coding sequence ATGAATCGGCCAAGTATAAAGAAAAATGCTGGTTTCAAGTCAATCCAAAGATTAATGACGATACCGATTGTAATCGTCAGTGTTATGCTGTTAATGGGTTTTGCTTACTTTAATATTGTTACGAATATCAGAACGAACTTAAACCACATGAACAGCAATATTAACGACACGCTAAGAGTATCACAGCTTTCTTTAGCAGAGCCGCTTTGGCAAAATAACGATGCGGCAATCAACAGTATTGTGGAGGCTATTGTAGACTCAAGAGAAGTAATGGGGATTGAAATCAGAGATGGTGCTGGCAATAGGCAACTGTTGCAGTATAGTGAAGAATTTGAGGCACATAGAGCGGATACAGTATTTTATCAGACAGAGATTATACGAGGCGACAGGCCGTTAGCAACGGTTAAAATTGGATTTACGTATCAATATATTAATAATGCCATTAATGAAAACTTGGTTAGCTGGGCGGTTCAAATTGGTTTGCTATTAGCTGTTTTAATTCTGACCATTTGGATGGTATCTAAAAACGTAAAGGCTTCTGTCCAGTTTGTATTGAGTAAAATTGATCGTATGGCAAATTATCAGCTAGGTGATGAGAAAGATCTAAATGCAGAGAAATATGCGGAAAGGCAAGATGAGATTGGCGATATTGTTCGTTCTTTGTTCACCATGCAGGGGAATTTAACACAGCTTATTCAAAAGATATCAGAAGAAGCTTCACAAGTGGCATCGGCTTCTGAGCAGCTATCGATTAATAGTGACCAGTCGGCATCGGCTGTAGCTGAAGTTGCTAAAACCGTTGAGGAAATCGCCGAAGGCGCTTCCGACCAAGCAAAAGAAACAGAAGCTGGTGCTTCCTGTAATCAGGAATTAGGAAATACCATTGAAACGAATCAGCAGGCTGTAGCGGACCTGAACCGAAACATAAAAGAAGTAGATGACCTTAAAACCGGCGGTCTGGATGCGGTTAAAGAGCTGGTAAGCCGTACAGAAGAGAGTAGTAAAACAACAGAGGAAGTCCATCAGGTCATTGCGGAAACCAGTAAAAGTGCTGAAAAAATCGAAGCAGCCAGTGCGATGATTAAAAGTATTTCAGAACAAACAAACTTATTAGCGCTGAATGCAGCGATTGAAGCAGCAAGAGCTGGTGAAGCTGGGAAAGGATTTGCTGTAGTAGCCGATGAAATTCGAAAATTGGCAGAACAATCCAATTCTTTTACAGACGAAATTGCATCTGTTATTGATGAACTTTCAGGAAAAGTGTCTTTTGCCGTAGAGACCATGGATAAAGCAAGTCAAATTAATAAACAGCAGGAAACGACAGTGCGAGACACTAGCAATCGGTTTGAAACCATGGAGAAAGCCATTGATGAAATGCAGATTAGCCTTAAAAAGCTTAATCAGTCTGGTAATGATATGAAGCAAAAGAAGGAAGAAATGGTTAGTATTATTGAAAACCTAGCGGCTATTTCAGAAGAAAATGCGGCCAGCACAGAGCAGGTTTCAGCTTCCGTACAGGAACAAACAGCATCCATGGATGAGGTGAATACTACCTGTGCAAATCTGGCAAGGCTTGCAAAAGAAATGAAAGATGAGGTTTCACGATTTCAACTTTAA
- a CDS encoding substrate-binding periplasmic protein has product MKRFFSRKVMVIMLSLLIIVFIAGCSVTPDVPAPDPVPAPEESPGTTDAPEAAETTDTTAPAAEATIEDVRIVTEDYPPYNFINEDGELDGIGYRQVRDGLNQLNLDIEIEVLPWSRAYEMAQQEDNVLIFSMTRTEARENMFKWISPLAQSDVYLYALRDRIGEYDVNSLEDAKNHVISAMQDDFTQETLLAEGFEEGVNLSSTPDMAMGVTQVFRGQTDFFISSSEPSDIAELVRETEYDANDLVVAYNVEEMRSYLYIAASMGTPDHIVQQFRDAIPGVERE; this is encoded by the coding sequence ATGAAAAGATTCTTTTCTCGTAAAGTAATGGTGATAATGCTTTCTCTGTTAATCATCGTTTTTATAGCAGGATGCAGTGTAACCCCTGATGTACCAGCACCAGATCCGGTGCCGGCACCAGAAGAAAGCCCCGGAACAACGGATGCACCGGAGGCAGCGGAAACAACGGATACAACAGCGCCAGCAGCAGAGGCGACTATTGAGGATGTCCGAATTGTTACAGAGGATTATCCCCCTTACAATTTTATTAATGAAGACGGAGAATTGGATGGGATTGGTTATCGTCAGGTAAGAGATGGTTTGAATCAACTTAATCTTGACATCGAAATTGAAGTACTGCCATGGTCAAGGGCTTATGAAATGGCACAACAGGAAGATAATGTTCTTATCTTTTCGATGACTCGAACAGAAGCCAGAGAAAATATGTTTAAGTGGATTTCGCCTCTGGCGCAATCAGATGTTTATTTGTATGCTCTTAGGGATCGAATAGGTGAATATGATGTGAATAGTCTGGAAGATGCGAAAAATCATGTTATTTCAGCTATGCAGGACGATTTTACGCAAGAAACGCTTTTAGCAGAAGGGTTTGAAGAAGGGGTCAACCTTTCCAGCACTCCGGATATGGCTATGGGCGTGACCCAAGTATTTCGGGGTCAGACAGACTTCTTTATTTCCTCCTCAGAACCATCCGATATTGCTGAGTTGGTTCGAGAAACAGAATATGATGCGAATGATTTAGTCGTAGCCTATAACGTTGAAGAAATGCGAAGCTATCTATACATTGCTGCCAGTATGGGAACACCGGATCATATTGTTCAGCAATTCCGGGATGCGATTCCGGGAGTAGAAAGAGAATAG
- a CDS encoding metallopeptidase family protein produces the protein MSKFPSIDTFHEMLNQISDEIPQDFFKELHGGVVLLERSKKHVHSKPGKPLYVMGQYRRDQMGRQIVIYYGSFRQVYRGLSEKRLYLKVKDVLLHEFTHHLESLAGERGLEKEDEEKMRHYLR, from the coding sequence ATGTCCAAATTTCCCTCTATCGATACGTTTCATGAAATGTTAAACCAGATTTCTGATGAAATTCCTCAGGATTTTTTTAAGGAGTTACATGGCGGCGTAGTCCTGCTAGAGCGATCTAAAAAACATGTACATTCTAAACCTGGAAAACCTTTGTACGTTATGGGTCAATATAGAAGAGATCAGATGGGCAGGCAAATTGTGATCTATTATGGCTCTTTTAGACAGGTTTATCGTGGTTTGTCCGAAAAAAGACTTTATCTTAAGGTGAAAGATGTCTTGCTTCACGAATTTACTCATCATCTTGAAAGCCTGGCCGGTGAACGAGGGCTGGAAAAAGAAGACGAAGAGAAAATGCGTCATTATCTGCGTTGA
- a CDS encoding DnaJ domain-containing protein, with the protein MMRMIKKLVGRLIYGFSKTLSHALDALIYAIETGVLLAKSFMKGCALLISMGGCLFLLLMIGPLGSLLFRNPVVFPILFLIFIFPVLGAISIAYLKYIKYITTHYLFHLASHWMDSEKVAYRSFRKFKEDFRRAEAERIRREQERRYEQQRQWEERFQQWHQQNAGWQGSYQRSYQTGQGGRSHSGQVGGNPYEAFKQKYKESCQILGVSEQSDQYRIKLAYRKKAKEYHPDVSKDPQATQKFQKINEAYEFLNEDNIQRYQRMQ; encoded by the coding sequence ATGATGAGAATGATCAAAAAATTGGTGGGAAGGCTGATTTATGGATTTTCCAAAACTCTTTCTCACGCATTAGATGCCTTGATTTATGCTATTGAAACAGGCGTTTTGTTAGCGAAAAGTTTTATGAAAGGGTGTGCGCTCCTCATTAGTATGGGAGGCTGCTTATTTTTGTTATTGATGATAGGACCTTTGGGGTCCTTATTATTCCGAAACCCGGTGGTTTTTCCAATCCTGTTTCTGATCTTTATTTTTCCGGTACTGGGAGCCATTTCAATTGCATACTTAAAATACATTAAATATATAACAACGCATTATTTGTTTCATTTAGCGAGTCATTGGATGGATAGTGAAAAAGTTGCTTACAGGTCTTTTCGAAAATTCAAGGAAGATTTTCGTAGAGCTGAGGCAGAAAGAATTCGGCGTGAACAGGAAAGAAGGTATGAGCAACAACGGCAGTGGGAAGAAAGATTTCAGCAGTGGCATCAGCAAAATGCCGGCTGGCAGGGAAGTTATCAAAGAAGTTACCAGACTGGTCAGGGTGGTCGAAGTCATTCTGGTCAGGTTGGAGGCAATCCTTACGAAGCTTTTAAGCAAAAATACAAAGAAAGCTGTCAAATCTTGGGAGTGTCAGAGCAGTCAGATCAATACCGAATTAAGCTGGCGTATCGAAAAAAAGCAAAAGAATATCATCCGGATGTTAGCAAAGATCCGCAAGCGACACAGAAATTTCAAAAAATCAATGAAGCTTATGAATTTCTCAATGAAGATAATATTCAACGGTATCAGCGTATGCAATAA